The following proteins come from a genomic window of Nostoc sp. TCL26-01:
- a CDS encoding XisI protein, which produces MDTLDDYQRIIEQVLLPYTEIPYSYAAIECKPVFDSENNSYLLLTLGWDGVKRIHGCLVHLDIIDDKIWVQRDDTEDGVTYELVAAGIPKDKIVLGFHPLNVRQHTGYAIA; this is translated from the coding sequence ATGGATACCTTAGATGATTATCAACGTATTATCGAACAAGTGTTACTACCATACACTGAAATCCCTTATTCCTATGCAGCCATTGAATGTAAACCAGTATTTGATAGCGAAAATAATAGCTATTTGTTGCTCACATTAGGCTGGGATGGAGTTAAAAGAATTCACGGTTGCCTAGTGCATCTTGACATTATTGATGATAAAATTTGGGTGCAACGAGATGATACAGAAGATGGTGTAACCTACGAATTAGTAGCAGCTGGTATTCCCAAAGATAAAATTGTTCTAGGATTTCACCCATTAAATGTTAGACAGCACACGGGATATGCTATTGCATAA
- a CDS encoding XisH family protein, translating into MPARDIYHDAVKNALIQAGWLITDDPLHLKWGQKDMYVDLGAKQLLAAEQGTKKIAVEIKSFVSPSEIADLKDAIGGFILYRAVIYRLEPERTLYLGVRDSVFKTLFEEPIGRLLIESENLKLLVFNPETERIVQWIP; encoded by the coding sequence ATGCCAGCAAGAGATATTTATCACGATGCTGTTAAGAATGCCCTAATTCAAGCAGGCTGGCTCATTACAGATGACCCCTTACATTTAAAATGGGGTCAAAAAGATATGTATGTAGATTTAGGAGCAAAACAACTCTTAGCCGCAGAACAAGGCACTAAAAAGATAGCTGTAGAAATTAAAAGTTTTGTCAGTCCTTCGGAAATAGCAGACCTTAAAGATGCTATTGGTGGATTTATTTTATATCGTGCTGTTATCTATCGTTTGGAACCAGAAAGAACACTATATTTAGGTGTGCGTGACAGCGTATTTAAAACTTTGTTTGAAGAACCAATTGGTAGACTGTTAATAGAAAGTGAAAATCTCAAGTTACTCGTTTTTAATCCAGAAACTGAGAGGATTGTTCAATGGATACCTTAG
- a CDS encoding ABC transporter permease gives MTITKRQWPKLARFWQNPSLSQRLMLVGLAITVFFIFLAFFAPVLQSWGWLQNPKDFLANVPQEPPSAKHWFGTSRLGHDVFSRTVFGAQAALQVVILATALSMIVGVPLGMVSGYLGGRLDKALLFLMDSIYTLPGLLLSVTLAFVVGRGILNAAIAISIAYIPQYYRVVRNHTVSVKTEVFIEAAQAMGASTWVVLSRYLFFNVIQSVPVLFTLNAADAILVLGGLGFLGLGLPEEVAEWGHDLKQALEALPTGIWWTTLFPGLAMTFMVVGLSLLGEGLNEFVNPRLRGENGNRK, from the coding sequence ATGACCATTACTAAACGTCAGTGGCCTAAATTGGCACGTTTTTGGCAAAATCCTAGTCTTTCCCAACGGCTGATGCTGGTTGGGTTGGCTATTACCGTCTTTTTTATTTTTCTCGCATTCTTTGCTCCAGTCTTACAATCTTGGGGATGGCTGCAAAACCCTAAAGATTTCCTGGCTAACGTTCCGCAAGAACCACCATCAGCTAAACATTGGTTTGGGACGAGTCGTTTGGGACATGATGTATTTTCCCGTACGGTGTTTGGCGCGCAAGCGGCGTTGCAAGTGGTGATTTTAGCCACGGCGTTGAGTATGATTGTTGGTGTGCCGTTGGGGATGGTGAGTGGCTATCTCGGCGGTAGGTTAGATAAGGCTTTGCTGTTTCTCATGGATAGTATTTACACCTTACCAGGGTTGTTACTTTCGGTGACATTGGCATTTGTGGTAGGGCGAGGGATATTAAATGCAGCGATCGCTATTAGTATTGCATATATTCCCCAATACTATCGGGTGGTGCGTAACCATACAGTCAGCGTCAAAACAGAGGTATTCATCGAAGCGGCGCAAGCAATGGGTGCTTCGACTTGGGTGGTGTTATCTCGGTATCTATTTTTCAATGTCATTCAAAGTGTACCTGTACTGTTCACCCTCAATGCTGCTGATGCAATTTTAGTACTTGGCGGGTTAGGATTTTTGGGATTAGGATTACCAGAAGAAGTTGCCGAATGGGGACATGATTTAAAACAAGCTTTGGAAGCATTACCCACTGGGATTTGGTGGACGACACTTTTCCCCGGTTTAGCAATGACATTCATGGTGGTAGGGTTATCACTACTTGGTGAAGGGTTAAATGAGTTTGTCAATCCTCGATTACGAGGAGAAAATGGAAACCGAAAATAG
- a CDS encoding ROK family protein: MGKAEVIGIDVGGTAIKLGRFNENGVCLQSLTVVTPQPPTPEAVFMVMVEAIAQIDPDNQTIAIGVGTPGPADATGRIAQIAINLPGWINIPLADWLEAKTGKPTVIDNDANCAGVGEAWLGAGRGLQNFILLTLGTGVGGAIILNGKLFVGHQGAAGELGLITLKPDGFMCKSGNQGSLEQYTSIKAIRRRTGKEPAELGALAEAGDEEALAFWREYGRDLGIGLASIIYILTPEAIVIGGGVSASCEFFLPTLKAEIAQRVMPTSRAGLQILPAQLGNSAGITGAAKLAWQLIRNS; this comes from the coding sequence GTGGGGAAAGCTGAAGTAATAGGTATTGATGTGGGGGGAACAGCGATTAAGCTGGGACGATTTAATGAAAATGGGGTTTGTTTACAGTCTTTAACTGTGGTGACTCCTCAACCACCAACACCAGAAGCGGTTTTTATGGTAATGGTGGAGGCGATCGCCCAAATTGACCCAGATAATCAAACTATAGCTATAGGTGTGGGTACTCCTGGCCCTGCTGATGCTACAGGACGTATTGCTCAAATTGCGATTAATTTACCAGGATGGATAAATATACCTCTAGCTGATTGGTTAGAAGCCAAAACTGGTAAGCCGACAGTGATTGATAATGATGCTAATTGTGCAGGTGTCGGGGAAGCTTGGTTAGGCGCTGGACGAGGGTTACAAAATTTTATCCTGCTGACTTTAGGCACTGGGGTTGGTGGAGCGATTATTCTCAATGGTAAATTATTTGTCGGACATCAAGGTGCGGCGGGAGAGTTGGGATTAATTACTCTCAAACCTGATGGTTTCATGTGCAAAAGTGGGAATCAAGGCTCCCTGGAACAATACACTTCTATTAAAGCCATTCGTCGCCGGACTGGGAAAGAACCTGCCGAATTAGGTGCATTAGCTGAAGCTGGTGATGAGGAAGCTTTAGCATTTTGGCGAGAGTATGGCAGAGATTTAGGTATAGGTTTGGCTAGTATAATTTACATTTTAACACCAGAGGCGATCGTTATCGGTGGTGGTGTTAGTGCAAGCTGTGAATTTTTCTTACCTACACTCAAAGCCGAAATTGCCCAGCGAGTTATGCCCACATCTCGTGCAGGCTTACAAATTCTCCCAGCACAACTAGGCAACTCGGCGGGAATAACAGGTGCAGCAAAATTAGCATGGCAATTAATTCGTAATTCGTAA
- a CDS encoding CTP synthase, which translates to MTKFIFVTGGVVSSIGKGIVAASLGRLLKSRNYSVSILKLDPYINVDPGTMSPFQHGEVFVTQDGAETDLDLGHYERFTDTLMSRLNSVTTGLIYQSVIMRERRGDYNGGTVQVIPHITNEIKDRILSVARATNPSVVITEIGGTVGDIESLPFLEAIRQLRKEVGRQNVLYMHVTLLPYIASAGEMKTKPTQHSVKELRSIGIQPDILVCRSDRPIPVGLKQKLSEFCDVPVECVITAQDARSIYEVPLILEREGLAEQALDLLQMEQRQPNLAKWQSMVEGLYSPQHTVEIAIVGKYVRLSDAYLSVVEALRHAAIATHGDLRLRWVNSEDLENQPPETYLAGVDGILVPGGFGTRGVDGKISAIKYARDRQIPFLGLCLGMQCSVIEWARNVGGLIGANSAEFDPATNYPVINLLPEQQDVVDLGGTMRLGVYPCQILPNTLAFQLYQTEVIQERHRHRYEFNNTYRQLLLDSGYVISGTSPDGRLVEIVEYPQHPFFISCQFHPEFQSRPGTPHPLFKGFMQAAINRTHPTASLQTPVEVS; encoded by the coding sequence ATGACTAAGTTTATCTTTGTAACTGGAGGTGTAGTTTCCAGTATTGGCAAAGGCATTGTAGCAGCAAGTCTAGGCCGTTTACTCAAATCACGGAATTATTCGGTGTCGATTTTAAAACTCGACCCTTATATTAATGTTGATCCAGGTACAATGAGTCCTTTTCAGCACGGTGAAGTCTTTGTTACTCAAGATGGTGCAGAAACAGATTTGGACTTGGGACATTACGAACGCTTTACCGATACTTTGATGTCACGACTCAATAGTGTTACCACTGGTTTGATTTATCAGTCGGTCATTATGAGAGAACGTCGTGGCGACTACAATGGTGGTACAGTCCAGGTGATCCCCCACATCACCAACGAAATTAAAGACCGGATTTTGTCAGTAGCGAGGGCGACAAACCCCTCTGTGGTGATTACAGAAATTGGGGGGACAGTAGGCGATATTGAATCACTACCGTTTTTAGAAGCCATTCGCCAGTTACGCAAAGAGGTAGGACGGCAAAATGTGCTGTATATGCACGTTACCTTGTTACCTTATATTGCTTCGGCTGGGGAGATGAAAACTAAACCGACACAACATTCAGTCAAGGAACTGAGATCAATCGGCATTCAACCAGATATTTTAGTCTGTCGGAGCGATCGCCCGATCCCTGTAGGACTAAAGCAAAAATTGTCAGAATTTTGCGATGTGCCGGTGGAATGTGTGATTACTGCCCAGGATGCTAGAAGTATCTACGAAGTACCCTTAATACTGGAACGGGAAGGACTAGCAGAACAAGCCCTAGATTTGTTGCAAATGGAACAACGCCAACCAAATCTAGCTAAATGGCAATCGATGGTGGAAGGTCTATATAGTCCCCAGCATACTGTAGAAATTGCCATTGTTGGTAAATATGTCAGGCTAAGTGATGCCTATTTGTCAGTCGTAGAGGCATTACGCCATGCCGCAATTGCTACACACGGAGATTTACGCCTGCGGTGGGTAAACTCCGAAGATTTAGAAAACCAACCGCCAGAAACCTATTTAGCGGGTGTAGACGGCATACTCGTACCTGGTGGTTTTGGCACTCGTGGAGTCGATGGCAAAATTTCTGCCATTAAATATGCCCGCGATCGCCAAATTCCCTTCTTAGGTTTATGCTTGGGAATGCAGTGTTCTGTAATTGAATGGGCCAGAAATGTCGGTGGATTAATCGGCGCAAACAGTGCTGAATTTGACCCAGCCACCAACTACCCAGTTATTAACTTGTTACCTGAACAGCAAGATGTCGTAGATTTGGGCGGAACCATGCGTTTAGGTGTGTATCCTTGCCAAATTCTCCCCAATACTCTAGCGTTCCAACTTTATCAAACAGAAGTAATTCAAGAACGCCATCGCCATCGTTATGAATTTAACAACACCTACCGTCAACTGTTGTTAGATTCTGGCTACGTCATTAGTGGTACATCTCCTGATGGGCGCTTAGTGGAAATTGTCGAATATCCACAACACCCATTCTTTATATCTTGCCAATTTCACCCAGAGTTTCAATCTCGTCCTGGCACTCCCCACCCTTTATTTAAAGGGTTTATGCAGGCTGCCATCAACCGTACTCATCCCACTGCTAGTTTACAAACACCAGTCGAAGTGTCTTAA
- a CDS encoding N-acetylmuramoyl-L-alanine amidase: MKKSLIPVILSCFLTSSVALAEPTPSLKVVYPQTNHQTSAEQIFFLGTAPPNAQVVINGKPITRSRSGHFAPSFPLQLGENSFQIRHQNQVLQIKVTRLSNQPEIPQGLAFAQGSLTPSADITRLPGELICFSAVAPPNASVSVKIGNQTVALLPQSQPAQLPSNLAALTGRNQPSNQSNVGKYSGCTILLQPGSLLYGNDIITGAVVPDATEEVDLGKPQFQLTLNGKTITQPGTGKIHILSPDQLPVAEVIADAGVARTGPSTDYSRLTPLPKGTRATVTGIEGEWLRLDYGGWINRQETRTLPKAVPPRTIIRSVGYRQLPGVTEIVFPLQTPVPVSVQQGNNSLTLTLYNTTAQTDIIRLDDDPLISRLDWQQMANGQVQYTFNLKKAQQWGYKLRYDGTTLVLALRHAPNIRQSRLKPLSGIKIVLDPGHGGKESGASGPTGYLEKDVNLAVSKLLRDDLVKLGANVVMTRETDKDVSLPERQAIINQELPAIALSIHYNSLPDDGDAENTKGVGTFWYHPQAHSLAVFMQNYLVRKLGRPSYGVFWNNLALTRPASAPSVLLELGFMSNPDEFEWVTNSQEQKKLAKTLAEGVSEWLRNQALQNRG, encoded by the coding sequence GTGAAAAAATCTCTCATCCCAGTTATATTAAGCTGCTTTCTCACCTCCTCTGTAGCATTGGCCGAACCAACGCCTTCTCTGAAAGTTGTTTATCCCCAAACAAACCACCAGACTAGTGCGGAACAAATCTTTTTTCTTGGTACAGCACCACCAAATGCACAAGTTGTCATTAATGGCAAGCCAATTACCCGCAGTCGCTCTGGTCATTTTGCTCCAAGTTTTCCTTTACAGTTAGGAGAGAATAGCTTTCAGATCCGTCATCAAAATCAAGTGCTTCAGATTAAGGTGACAAGGCTGAGTAATCAGCCAGAAATACCCCAGGGGTTAGCTTTTGCTCAAGGTTCCCTCACTCCATCCGCCGATATTACCAGACTACCAGGGGAACTCATTTGTTTTAGCGCAGTTGCACCACCAAACGCCAGTGTCTCTGTCAAAATAGGTAATCAAACTGTGGCACTGCTCCCCCAATCCCAACCAGCGCAACTACCAAGTAATTTGGCAGCTCTCACCGGACGTAATCAACCCTCTAACCAGTCTAACGTGGGCAAGTATAGTGGTTGCACTATATTGTTACAACCTGGCTCTCTCCTCTATGGGAACGACATCATCACTGGTGCTGTTGTCCCAGATGCAACTGAAGAGGTAGATTTGGGAAAACCCCAGTTTCAACTGACACTGAATGGTAAGACGATAACTCAACCGGGGACTGGCAAAATTCACATCCTCTCACCTGACCAATTACCAGTAGCTGAGGTAATAGCAGATGCCGGTGTTGCCAGAACTGGCCCCAGTACCGATTATTCTCGCCTGACACCACTACCCAAGGGAACACGAGCTACAGTCACGGGAATAGAGGGAGAATGGCTACGTTTAGACTATGGTGGCTGGATTAATAGACAGGAAACTCGCACGCTTCCAAAAGCTGTGCCGCCACGCACGATAATTCGCAGTGTCGGGTATCGTCAACTTCCAGGAGTCACGGAGATAGTTTTCCCCCTACAAACTCCTGTGCCTGTGAGTGTCCAGCAAGGTAATAACTCTTTAACCCTCACACTCTACAACACCACTGCCCAAACAGACATTATTCGCCTGGATGATGACCCCTTAATTTCTCGCCTAGATTGGCAGCAGATGGCAAATGGACAGGTACAATACACCTTTAACCTCAAAAAAGCTCAACAGTGGGGATACAAGCTGAGATACGACGGTACAACCCTGGTCTTGGCTTTGCGTCACGCGCCTAATATCAGACAAAGCAGACTCAAGCCTCTTTCTGGTATCAAGATTGTACTCGATCCCGGTCATGGTGGCAAAGAATCTGGTGCATCTGGCCCCACAGGATATCTAGAAAAAGATGTAAATTTGGCTGTATCTAAGTTACTGCGCGATGATTTGGTCAAATTAGGGGCAAATGTGGTGATGACAAGAGAAACTGACAAAGATGTTTCTCTGCCAGAGCGTCAAGCAATTATCAATCAAGAATTACCTGCGATCGCTCTCTCTATTCATTACAATTCTTTACCTGACGATGGCGATGCGGAAAATACCAAAGGAGTTGGGACATTTTGGTATCATCCCCAAGCGCATAGTTTGGCTGTGTTCATGCAAAATTATCTCGTGAGAAAACTCGGTAGACCATCCTACGGAGTATTCTGGAATAACCTTGCACTCACACGTCCAGCATCTGCACCTTCAGTACTGTTGGAGTTGGGTTTTATGAGTAATCCTGATGAATTCGAGTGGGTGACAAATTCCCAAGAACAAAAGAAGTTAGCGAAAACTTTGGCGGAAGGGGTGAGTGAGTGGTTGAGAAATCAGGCGTTGCAGAATAGGGGATGA
- a CDS encoding PAS domain-containing protein, with protein MTNDLPQTQLIQQCLTISLDTAVEVAVRVMSQGKTSCVVVLEQQKLVGIFTQWDLVRAIASGVDLKTARLADVITQPVITIQQSALGTLLETLDLLQRHSISHLPILDAQNQIIGVITPESVSASLQQVMRQSEQLIERWQLAIAGSNDGIWDHNLETDDLFFSPRCMEILGYNVTEVATAAEWQQRIHPDDAPRVYHSIQQCHSGETSKYCVEHRMQCRDGSYKWVSVRGKTLLNQQGKPIRIAGSITDINEYKQQQEALQNSEERLQLALEASGDGLWDWNVVTGEVYYSPRYWEMLGYTKDEFPQDLRHWERLIHPEDKNWVKQLLQAHLQDNTIGYSFDYRMLTNSGEWRWIADYGKVVMRDKNGKALRMAGTHQDIHERKLSEAALRQSESTLRSFFNSGSMLMGIVELCNNDILHLRDNQAAAKFFGTTPQAMQNRFASEMGVPRIIIEQWINYYQAAYAVQAPVRFEYTHNTATEQRWLAASVCPVGVSSSGNFRFSYIVEDVTHRKLAELASQQAKEAAEVANQAKSIFLANMSHELRTPLNVILGFAQVMSRDSSLTPELRESLSIIHRSGDHLLGLINDILDLSKIEAGRLSLDESGFDLPGLLKSLHNMFSQRAEAKALELHLDLAKNLPQFIITDPNKLRQVLINLLNNAIKFTKRGSVTLHVRGEVPQAYQNNPAETHPFYTLHFAVEDTGIGISPHDLQTIFDAFVQARAGKTSSEGTGLGLTITKKFVQLMGGTITATSISGMGSTFWVKLPVRLARTNDIPSSVVQCQVIGLAPDQPPYRILVVDDQAENRLLLFKLLTIVGLEVKEADTGEAAIQLWQEWHPHLIFMDIRMPGMDGYEAVQQIRSHPDGQTVIIIALTAQASRGDRTLALSSGCNDFITKPFREQELFSQMETYLGLRYIFADSESSTTTNSHPEELTLNSLLVMPLTWIQQLHQAALHCDDDAVIHLIQQIPPQHTSLIAALNHLAHNYQFQIIVQHCQEFGE; from the coding sequence ATGACCAATGACTTACCCCAAACCCAATTAATTCAACAGTGCTTGACGATATCGTTAGACACTGCTGTGGAAGTTGCGGTGCGAGTGATGAGTCAGGGGAAAACTAGTTGTGTTGTGGTGTTAGAACAGCAAAAGTTGGTGGGGATTTTTACACAATGGGATTTAGTGAGAGCGATCGCTTCTGGAGTAGACTTAAAAACTGCGAGACTTGCCGATGTCATTACTCAACCAGTGATCACAATTCAGCAATCAGCGTTAGGTACTTTATTAGAGACTTTGGATTTATTGCAGCGTCACAGCATTAGTCATCTGCCGATTTTGGATGCACAGAACCAAATCATCGGTGTGATTACACCAGAAAGTGTCTCAGCTAGCTTGCAACAAGTAATGAGACAATCTGAACAACTGATAGAACGTTGGCAATTAGCGATCGCTGGTAGTAATGATGGTATTTGGGATCATAACCTAGAAACTGATGATCTCTTCTTCTCTCCCCGTTGCATGGAAATACTAGGATATAATGTCACAGAAGTGGCAACTGCCGCAGAATGGCAGCAACGTATTCATCCTGATGATGCACCTAGAGTTTACCATAGTATCCAGCAATGCCATAGTGGAGAAACTAGCAAATACTGTGTCGAGCATCGGATGCAATGCCGAGATGGTAGCTATAAATGGGTATCGGTCAGAGGAAAAACCCTCTTAAATCAGCAAGGAAAACCGATTCGTATAGCTGGCTCAATCACCGATATTAACGAATATAAACAACAACAAGAAGCATTACAAAACAGTGAAGAAAGATTACAGCTAGCCCTAGAAGCTTCCGGTGATGGTTTGTGGGATTGGAATGTTGTCACAGGTGAAGTTTACTACAGTCCACGATACTGGGAAATGCTGGGGTACACCAAAGATGAATTCCCCCAAGATTTGCGTCACTGGGAAAGACTGATACATCCAGAAGATAAGAATTGGGTAAAGCAACTCTTACAAGCACATTTGCAAGACAACACCATCGGTTATTCCTTTGACTATCGAATGCTCACCAACTCAGGGGAATGGCGATGGATAGCTGACTACGGCAAAGTCGTGATGAGAGATAAAAACGGCAAAGCGTTGCGCATGGCTGGAACCCACCAAGATATTCATGAGCGCAAACTCTCGGAAGCAGCCCTGAGACAGAGTGAATCGACACTGCGGAGTTTCTTCAATAGTGGCTCAATGCTCATGGGTATTGTAGAACTCTGCAACAACGATATTTTACATCTAAGAGATAATCAAGCCGCAGCCAAATTTTTTGGCACCACTCCTCAAGCTATGCAGAATCGCTTTGCCAGTGAAATGGGAGTACCCAGAATAATTATTGAACAATGGATCAATTATTATCAAGCAGCCTACGCAGTTCAAGCCCCTGTACGCTTTGAATATACCCACAATACAGCCACAGAACAACGATGGCTGGCAGCTAGTGTTTGTCCTGTTGGTGTCAGTTCTAGTGGCAATTTCAGGTTTTCTTATATTGTAGAAGATGTTACCCATCGCAAACTCGCTGAATTGGCATCACAACAAGCCAAGGAAGCAGCAGAAGTTGCCAATCAAGCCAAAAGCATTTTTTTAGCCAACATGAGCCATGAGTTACGCACACCTCTGAATGTGATTTTGGGTTTTGCTCAAGTCATGAGCCGTGACTCCTCATTGACACCAGAACTGCGAGAGAGTTTGAGTATCATTCATCGTAGTGGAGATCATTTGCTGGGGTTAATTAATGACATCCTGGATTTGTCAAAAATCGAAGCTGGACGACTCTCTTTAGATGAAAGTGGTTTTGACTTGCCAGGGTTACTCAAGTCTTTGCATAATATGTTTAGCCAAAGAGCTGAAGCCAAAGCCTTGGAGTTGCACTTAGATTTAGCAAAAAATTTGCCTCAGTTCATCATCACCGATCCCAATAAACTGCGGCAAGTCTTAATCAATCTCCTCAACAATGCCATCAAATTCACGAAAAGAGGTAGTGTCACTCTGCATGTACGAGGGGAAGTTCCACAAGCTTATCAAAACAACCCAGCAGAAACTCACCCATTTTACACCTTACACTTTGCCGTTGAAGACACCGGCATTGGTATTTCCCCCCATGACTTGCAGACTATCTTTGATGCTTTTGTGCAAGCACGGGCTGGCAAAACATCATCAGAAGGTACAGGATTAGGATTGACAATTACTAAAAAATTTGTGCAGCTGATGGGAGGGACAATTACAGCCACTAGTATTTCTGGGATGGGGAGTACGTTCTGGGTAAAACTGCCTGTGCGCTTGGCTAGAACTAACGATATTCCCTCCTCTGTGGTTCAATGTCAGGTGATAGGATTAGCTCCAGATCAGCCACCTTACCGTATTTTGGTCGTAGATGATCAAGCCGAAAATCGTTTACTGCTCTTTAAGTTATTGACAATTGTCGGACTAGAAGTCAAGGAAGCAGACACAGGAGAAGCAGCCATTCAACTTTGGCAAGAATGGCATCCACATTTAATTTTTATGGATATCCGAATGCCAGGGATGGATGGTTATGAAGCAGTACAACAGATTCGTTCTCACCCCGATGGGCAAACAGTAATTATTATCGCACTGACAGCTCAAGCCTCACGAGGCGATCGCACTCTCGCCCTCTCATCTGGATGTAATGACTTTATTACTAAACCCTTCCGAGAACAAGAGTTATTTTCCCAAATGGAAACATATTTAGGACTACGCTATATCTTTGCCGATAGCGAATCCTCAACCACCACCAATTCCCATCCCGAAGAACTAACCCTCAACAGCCTATTAGTCATGCCTCTCACTTGGATTCAACAGTTACATCAAGCCGCACTCCACTGTGATGATGATGCCGTCATCCATCTCATTCAACAAATCCCCCCACAGCACACATCTCTCATCGCCGCCTTAAATCATCTCGCTCACAATTATCAATTTCAGATCATCGTCCAGCATTGTCAGGAGTTTGGGGAATGA
- a CDS encoding diguanylate cyclase domain-containing protein, whose translation MFTKTEILPKKANLLIVDDYLDNLRSLSSILSQNGYKVRKAISGQMALQTIQSEIPDLILLDVNMPDMDGYAVCAALKASPRTCQIPIIFLSALDDVTDKVRAFAVGGADYITKPFQADEVLTRINYQLQIQRQQQQIAEHNQKLQQEIQQRIQAETETQLLLTTIHAVHQAADFNDALEVLLCKIRQAIGWDYGEAWVLEPNRTNMKLSQTSYNKFDLLLKQFHQASTNLTITHHVGLPGLVWAVRQPKWIEDVSLLPIPTFLRSQAAANAELKAGFSIPIILKKHLIAVLVFFKRSPQPYDAKIIQLVQAIALELAEFMQRQKVQEALIMANKELKRLTILDGLTQIANRRHFNETLTKEWQRHQRRQSPISLILCDIDHFKQYNDYYGHLAGDSCLKQVAQTIANSCKRSADLAARYGGEEFTIILPNTDLAGAICLAQLIQQAIAHLAIRHEKSATHQFITLSMGISSLIPQVKFSPEYLISTADQALYTAKAQGRNTYRVAQ comes from the coding sequence ATGTTTACCAAAACTGAGATATTACCAAAAAAAGCGAATCTGTTGATTGTTGATGACTATCTTGATAACCTCCGTAGTCTTTCTAGTATTCTGAGCCAGAATGGTTATAAAGTTCGTAAAGCCATCAGTGGTCAAATGGCATTACAGACAATTCAATCAGAAATACCGGACTTAATTCTGTTGGATGTGAATATGCCGGATATGGATGGCTATGCCGTCTGTGCAGCACTCAAAGCATCTCCCCGAACTTGTCAAATTCCCATCATCTTCTTGAGTGCGTTGGATGATGTGACAGATAAAGTCAGAGCCTTTGCAGTTGGCGGTGCAGACTACATCACTAAACCCTTTCAAGCCGATGAAGTACTAACACGGATCAATTATCAACTCCAAATTCAACGGCAACAACAGCAAATCGCCGAACATAATCAGAAATTACAACAGGAGATTCAGCAAAGAATACAAGCTGAAACAGAAACTCAACTATTATTAACAACAATTCATGCAGTACATCAAGCAGCAGATTTTAATGACGCTCTAGAAGTTCTGTTGTGTAAAATACGTCAGGCTATTGGCTGGGACTATGGTGAAGCCTGGGTGTTAGAGCCAAATCGGACAAATATGAAATTGAGTCAAACTAGTTACAACAAGTTTGATTTATTACTAAAACAATTCCATCAAGCCAGTACCAATTTAACCATCACTCATCATGTAGGATTACCAGGTTTAGTTTGGGCAGTTCGACAACCAAAGTGGATTGAGGATGTTTCTCTATTACCCATACCCACATTTCTCCGGAGTCAAGCAGCAGCAAATGCCGAGTTAAAAGCAGGTTTTAGTATACCAATTATACTAAAAAAACATCTCATTGCTGTGTTGGTATTCTTTAAGCGATCGCCACAACCTTATGATGCCAAAATTATCCAATTAGTTCAAGCCATTGCGCTAGAACTAGCTGAATTTATGCAACGGCAAAAGGTGCAAGAAGCTTTAATTATGGCCAATAAAGAATTAAAACGTTTAACAATCCTCGATGGCTTAACCCAAATAGCTAACCGTCGTCACTTTAACGAAACACTCACTAAAGAGTGGCAAAGACATCAACGTAGACAATCTCCAATCTCATTAATTCTGTGTGACATCGATCACTTTAAACAGTACAACGACTATTATGGTCATTTAGCAGGGGATAGCTGTCTCAAACAAGTTGCCCAAACAATTGCCAATAGTTGTAAACGTTCAGCAGATTTAGCAGCCCGTTATGGAGGCGAAGAGTTTACCATCATCTTACCAAATACCGATTTAGCAGGGGCAATTTGTTTAGCACAGCTGATTCAACAAGCGATCGCCCACCTTGCCATTCGCCACGAAAAATCAGCTACCCATCAATTTATCACCTTGAGCATGGGTATTTCCAGTCTCATTCCCCAAGTAAAATTTTCCCCAGAATATCTAATTTCCACCGCAGATCAAGCACTCTACACCGCCAAAGCCCAAGGACGAAATACCTATCGAGTCGCTCAGTAG